One stretch of Campylobacter sp. CCS1377 DNA includes these proteins:
- a CDS encoding glycosyltransferase, whose product MFIIYDFTRLDQRRNLLTPSGVDRVDLYYILFLLKTYSKIIFVRGYGGYLKTYSTQNALDVLKKIAKNWAEIDDIFYNIDRNDFINVKMDVEKFLKDDIDYTYFNLTHSLLIGRYTIAKFAIKDNIKMIYFCHDIIPILYPEYTADGKIAFEQHSCVMKLMLWSADLIFTTSQAVKQDVLNYSKEIGVNPPKVIAKEIGAEENFLKARWSKQDYHKHFIYVGTFEPRKNHILLFLAWKKLYSILQEHTPILYIIGRKGWLIDWLDRYFEVEPNVSRFVKRLENIQDSQLEKLMLESYATLNPSYTEGWGMPVAESVSMGIPTICSDIPAYHESSQECAIFLSPFNVDIWVDTILDVLNDRAIFPDYAYKIPTWKNYFIEVNEILNEDIILRDKKQYMQHFYDNLEDFHFAAHKIQSNQKVKKSIKDKIKLKLLKSKFYFIRMLARFI is encoded by the coding sequence ATGTTTATTATATATGATTTTACCCGTTTAGATCAAAGAAGAAATTTGCTTACACCTTCTGGTGTGGATAGAGTTGATTTATATTATATACTGTTTTTATTAAAAACCTATAGCAAGATTATTTTCGTTCGAGGATATGGTGGTTATTTAAAGACTTATTCTACGCAAAATGCTTTAGATGTATTGAAAAAAATAGCAAAAAATTGGGCTGAAATTGATGATATTTTTTACAATATTGATAGGAATGATTTTATCAATGTAAAAATGGATGTAGAAAAATTTTTAAAAGATGACATAGATTATACCTATTTTAATCTTACTCATAGTCTTTTAATAGGAAGATATACTATAGCTAAATTTGCCATAAAAGATAATATCAAAATGATTTATTTTTGTCACGATATAATTCCTATTTTATATCCAGAGTATACTGCAGATGGGAAAATTGCTTTTGAGCAGCATAGTTGTGTGATGAAATTAATGCTTTGGAGTGCGGATTTGATTTTTACTACTTCTCAAGCAGTAAAACAAGATGTTTTGAATTATTCAAAAGAAATAGGTGTTAATCCTCCAAAAGTTATCGCAAAAGAAATAGGAGCAGAAGAAAATTTTCTTAAGGCAAGATGGAGTAAACAAGATTATCATAAGCATTTTATTTATGTTGGCACTTTTGAGCCAAGAAAAAATCATATATTATTGTTTTTAGCGTGGAAAAAATTATATTCTATTTTACAAGAACACACACCTATACTTTACATTATAGGAAGAAAAGGGTGGTTGATTGACTGGCTTGATAGATATTTTGAAGTTGAACCTAATGTTTCAAGATTTGTAAAAAGGTTGGAAAATATCCAAGATTCACAATTAGAGAAATTAATGCTTGAATCATATGCTACATTAAATCCATCATATACTGAAGGTTGGGGTATGCCTGTAGCTGAATCTGTATCTATGGGTATACCAACTATATGTTCTGATATACCAGCTTATCATGAGAGTTCTCAAGAATGTGCTATATTTTTATCTCCATTTAATGTAGATATTTGGGTTGATACAATTTTGGATGTTTTAAATGATAGGGCGATTTTTCCTGATTATGCTTATAAAATTCCTACTTGGAAAAACTACTTTATTGAGGTAAATGAGATTTTAAATGAGGATATTATCCTAAGAGACAAAAAACAATATATGCAACATTTTTATGACAACTTAGAAGATTTTCATTTTGCAGCACATAAAATACAATCTAATCAAAAAGTTAAAAAAAGTATAAAAGATAAAATAAAATTGAAGCTATTAAAATCAAAATTTTATTTTATTAGAATGCTTGCTAGATTTATTTGA
- a CDS encoding CDP-glycerol glycerophosphotransferase family protein has protein sequence MFFLRIVYYYYRRIVRKVSNIDVLTRDKWIFLDNFFNKYSDLNDNLCLFEYALKKKENAYYVVCREHYLYEELKRRYPNRIIVCNNRYLSLNFLWHLMGAKYIFDSYQILVAKFRLGGILCNSKIHYIYTQHGINFFKKYFLENTDSLSDENFNAIIFSNLHEKAYFEAIYNYPKDRQLLLGLARWDKVLPIEQCEKKIVLVYFTFRRYLIQDCRTIEYKLFKAWYYLLNDSVLLNYLKKNDIEIYFALHHEIEKKNYGQFDILKPINQSKLSEVKNKASLLITDYSSMAFDFMVKDKPVVFYRVDQDELCLDEESRRNSECAEKLNEQIYNIFYNKKDVIDKCIYYFNNNFTLEEEFKEKNSNFFAYKENFRENIYNAVKSLKKNNLFAKIITPINVILPIATTKDIRCIGLSKREEHGRWSLGDEVSFYLNFKDYRRVLIDFKVHSIMDLDATIYLDSKKILSCNVFKNVSQNKISFEVSRKKIAQQKGCVMIKFIIHFPISPKMLKLNQDSRMLGIFFHSISIQEVKKG, from the coding sequence ATGTTTTTTTTACGAATTGTATATTATTATTATCGTAGAATTGTTAGAAAAGTTTCTAATATTGATGTTTTAACAAGGGATAAATGGATTTTCCTAGACAATTTTTTTAATAAATATTCTGATTTAAATGATAATTTGTGTTTATTTGAATATGCTTTGAAAAAAAAAGAAAATGCTTATTATGTTGTTTGTAGGGAACATTATTTGTATGAAGAATTGAAAAGGAGATATCCAAATAGAATAATAGTTTGCAACAATAGATATCTTTCTTTGAATTTTTTATGGCATTTGATGGGTGCAAAATATATCTTTGATTCTTATCAAATACTGGTTGCTAAGTTTAGATTGGGTGGTATTCTTTGTAATTCTAAAATTCACTATATTTATACTCAACATGGTATTAATTTTTTTAAAAAATACTTTTTGGAAAATACAGATAGTTTATCTGATGAAAATTTTAACGCAATTATTTTTTCAAATTTGCATGAAAAAGCTTATTTTGAAGCAATTTATAATTATCCTAAGGATAGGCAACTATTGCTTGGTTTAGCAAGATGGGATAAAGTTTTACCAATTGAACAATGTGAAAAGAAGATAGTTTTAGTGTATTTTACTTTTAGGAGATATTTGATACAAGATTGTAGAACTATAGAATATAAATTATTTAAAGCATGGTATTATTTATTAAATGATAGTGTTTTGCTAAATTATCTAAAAAAAAATGATATTGAAATTTATTTTGCCTTACACCATGAAATAGAGAAGAAAAACTATGGGCAGTTTGATATTTTAAAACCTATTAATCAAAGTAAATTGAGCGAAGTTAAAAATAAAGCAAGTTTGCTAATTACAGATTATTCTAGCATGGCCTTTGATTTTATGGTTAAAGATAAACCAGTTGTATTTTATAGGGTAGATCAAGATGAATTATGTTTAGATGAAGAGAGTAGAAGAAATTCTGAATGTGCTGAAAAATTAAATGAACAAATTTATAATATTTTTTATAACAAAAAGGATGTAATTGATAAATGTATATATTATTTTAACAATAATTTTACATTAGAGGAAGAATTTAAAGAAAAAAATAGCAATTTTTTCGCTTATAAAGAGAATTTTAGAGAAAATATCTATAATGCTGTTAAATCATTAAAGAAAAATAATTTATTTGCAAAAATTATTACACCCATTAATGTGATACTTCCTATTGCAACAACAAAAGATATTAGATGTATAGGTTTATCTAAAAGGGAAGAACATGGAAGGTGGAGTTTAGGGGATGAGGTTTCTTTTTATTTGAATTTTAAGGATTATAGAAGGGTTCTGATTGATTTTAAAGTTCATAGTATTATGGATTTGGATGCAACTATTTATCTAGATTCAAAGAAGATTTTATCATGCAATGTTTTTAAGAATGTTAGTCAAAATAAAATATCATTTGAAGTTAGTAGAAAAAAGATAGCACAGCAAAAAGGTTGTGTTATGATAAAATTTATTATACATTTTCCTATAAGTCCTAAGATGTTAAAATTAAATCAAGATTCAAGAATGTTAGGAATATTTTTTCATTCTATAAGTATACAAGAAGTAAAAAAAGGTTAG
- a CDS encoding capsular polysaccharide biosynthesis protein, protein MKQLNYYVYNIWQIFTHRQFKGWGYKKTGKFAKFLAKIFKKDFILLEDGFIRSLGLGVENSPSFSLVSDNLGIYYDATAPSALEEILNHYDFKKNPALLETAKKAIELIITHNISKYNHTPNVPPTYFTSSKEKVLIISQTSGDLSLKYGLGDKFSTKDLINCVIDENKDREIYLKIHPDVLSGKKTSDVNPQNLPKQIKLITEDFNPISLLKHFKKVYTKTSQMGFEALLVGCECICFGIPFYAGWGLTIDKQACPRRTKIRTLEEVFAASYILYSTYYNPIYQRKSDILDTLETIIAYKHLVLKNNNKAFFFGFSRWKHSFIPPFLKEYKKENLKFINPIFSTPLKLAFKKGLDLQSEIFIWGRKEFKEIEEYATKHHLKLTRVEDGFIRSISLGSDLTRPYSQSFDTKGIYFDPTQSSNLEEILNNHKFSQKELDEAKILKEKILKTKISKYNTTNHKILNLPKNKTKILVIGQVEDDASVRYGAKGATNLSLLKLVRKENKNAFILYKPHPDVLSGNRVGNIPTPIAKEFCDALATDISLASCIEAVDEVHTLTSLSGFEALIYGKKVITYGLPFYAGWGLTIDKQACPRRTKIRTLEELIVATYILYPRYIHPKTLEYCHPLVLINILEKEKQKLQTNKLYALKLKFHSKISRCFQKFLRYIKILK, encoded by the coding sequence ATGAAACAATTAAATTATTATGTTTATAATATTTGGCAAATTTTTACACACCGACAATTTAAAGGTTGGGGTTATAAAAAAACAGGAAAGTTTGCGAAATTTCTTGCTAAAATTTTCAAAAAAGATTTTATTTTGTTAGAAGATGGCTTTATCCGTTCTTTAGGACTTGGAGTAGAAAATTCTCCTAGTTTTTCACTTGTAAGTGATAATCTTGGCATCTATTATGATGCCACTGCTCCTAGTGCATTAGAAGAGATTTTAAACCACTATGATTTTAAAAAAAATCCTGCTCTTTTAGAAACTGCCAAAAAGGCAATAGAGCTCATCATCACCCACAATATCTCAAAATACAATCACACCCCAAATGTCCCTCCCACCTACTTTACTAGCTCCAAAGAAAAAGTTCTAATCATCTCACAAACTAGCGGAGATTTAAGTCTAAAATATGGACTTGGAGATAAATTTAGCACAAAAGATTTGATAAATTGTGTTATCGATGAAAACAAAGATAGAGAAATCTACCTTAAAATCCACCCTGATGTGCTAAGTGGCAAAAAAACTTCAGATGTAAATCCACAAAATCTTCCAAAACAAATAAAACTCATTACAGAAGACTTTAACCCTATCTCTCTTCTAAAACATTTTAAAAAAGTCTATACTAAAACTTCTCAAATGGGCTTTGAAGCCTTGCTTGTAGGCTGTGAATGTATATGTTTTGGGATTCCTTTTTATGCAGGTTGGGGACTTACCATAGATAAACAAGCCTGTCCTAGACGCACTAAAATTCGTACATTAGAAGAAGTTTTTGCGGCAAGCTATATTCTTTATAGTACCTATTATAATCCCATTTACCAAAGAAAAAGTGATATTTTAGACACACTAGAAACCATCATTGCTTATAAACACCTAGTCCTGAAAAACAATAATAAAGCCTTCTTTTTTGGATTTTCTAGGTGGAAGCATAGTTTTATCCCTCCTTTTTTAAAAGAATATAAAAAAGAAAATCTTAAATTTATCAATCCCATTTTTTCTACACCCTTAAAATTAGCTTTCAAAAAAGGGCTAGATTTACAAAGTGAAATTTTTATTTGGGGGAGAAAGGAATTTAAAGAGATTGAAGAATATGCTACAAAGCATCATTTAAAGCTTACAAGAGTTGAAGATGGCTTTATCCGTTCCATTTCTTTGGGCTCTGATCTCACACGCCCCTATTCACAAAGCTTTGATACAAAGGGAATCTATTTTGATCCTACTCAAAGCAGCAATTTAGAAGAGATTTTAAACAATCATAAATTTAGCCAAAAAGAACTTGATGAAGCAAAAATCCTAAAAGAAAAAATCCTAAAAACCAAAATCTCAAAATACAACACAACAAACCACAAAATCCTAAATCTCCCTAAAAATAAAACTAAAATATTAGTAATAGGACAAGTAGAAGATGATGCATCAGTACGCTATGGAGCCAAAGGAGCAACTAATCTTAGTCTCTTAAAGCTTGTAAGAAAAGAAAATAAAAATGCCTTTATCCTCTATAAGCCCCACCCTGATGTGCTAAGTGGTAATCGCGTGGGTAATATCCCTACCCCTATTGCAAAAGAGTTTTGCGATGCACTTGCTACTGATATTAGTCTAGCTTCTTGCATAGAAGCGGTAGATGAAGTACATACACTCACCTCGCTAAGCGGTTTTGAAGCCTTAATTTATGGCAAAAAGGTAATAACTTATGGTTTGCCTTTTTATGCAGGTTGGGGACTTACCATAGATAAACAAGCCTGTCCTAGACGCACTAAAATTCGTACATTAGAAGAACTCATCGTTGCAACTTATATTCTCTATCCTCGCTATATCCATCCAAAAACACTAGAATATTGCCACCCACTTGTCTTAATTAATATACTAGAAAAAGAAAAGCAAAAACTCCAAACCAATAAGTTATATGCTTTAAAATTAAAATTTCATTCTAAAATCTCACGCTGTTTTCAAAAATTTTTAAGGTATATAAAAATTTTAAAATAA
- a CDS encoding KpsF/GutQ family sugar-phosphate isomerase: MDALKIAKEVFETEAKSIQDLASNLDENFSKSVELILNSKGRLVITGMGKSGHIGAKIAATLASTGTPSFFMHPGEALHGDLGMLTPEDVVIAISNSGETEEVLKIIPAIKRRQIKLIVMAGNKKSTLAKQADYFLDIFVKKEACPLQLAPMSSTTATLVMGDALAAALMKARNFKPDDFALFHPGGSLGRKLLTKVKDLMVSKKLPIVKPETCFNDLVDVMTSGKLGLCIVLENEKLVGIITDGDLRRALKASDKPRFDFKAKEIMSKDPKVVDADAMASEAEEIMLKHKIKEIVVGKDGKVVGIIQLYAIGNI; this comes from the coding sequence ATTGATGCTTTAAAAATCGCCAAAGAAGTTTTTGAAACCGAAGCAAAATCCATACAAGATTTAGCTTCAAATTTAGATGAAAATTTCAGCAAAAGTGTAGAGCTTATTTTAAATTCCAAAGGGCGCCTTGTTATTACTGGTATGGGAAAATCAGGACACATTGGTGCAAAGATAGCTGCAACTTTAGCAAGTACAGGAACACCTAGTTTTTTTATGCATCCCGGAGAAGCTTTGCATGGAGATCTTGGAATGCTTACTCCAGAGGATGTTGTTATTGCTATTTCAAATTCAGGTGAAACTGAAGAGGTTTTAAAGATCATTCCGGCTATAAAACGCCGCCAAATCAAACTTATCGTAATGGCAGGTAATAAAAAATCTACTTTGGCCAAACAGGCTGATTATTTTTTAGACATTTTTGTGAAAAAAGAAGCTTGCCCTTTGCAGCTTGCACCTATGTCTTCGACTACAGCTACTTTAGTGATGGGCGATGCTTTGGCCGCTGCTTTGATGAAAGCAAGAAATTTCAAGCCTGATGATTTTGCACTTTTTCATCCAGGTGGAAGTTTGGGTAGGAAGCTTTTAACTAAAGTTAAAGATTTGATGGTCTCCAAAAAACTTCCTATTGTTAAGCCTGAAACTTGTTTTAATGATCTTGTAGATGTTATGACTAGTGGAAAATTAGGACTTTGTATAGTGCTTGAAAATGAAAAATTAGTAGGCATTATAACAGATGGGGATTTGCGTCGTGCTTTAAAAGCGAGCGATAAACCAAGATTTGATTTTAAAGCTAAGGAAATCATGAGCAAAGATCCGAAAGTCGTTGATGCTGATGCTATGGCAAGCGAGGCAGAAGAAATCATGTTAAAGCATAAAATCAAAGAAATTGTTGTAGGTAAAGATGGAAAAGTTGTAGGTATCATCCAACTTTATGCGATAGGAAATATTTAG
- a CDS encoding polysaccharide biosynthesis/export family protein, with translation MKKVIISLIFLNLFVKAVDISQISAVQSQLSMQDNNLSANSITLPDQNISSSLKPIAPVFGAHLFNGNFKQFTQHVYNPEYKITVGDQISLKIWGAVEFTQILIVDSQGNIFIPRVGAIKVLGVANKDLLSVIQTGVRQIYKNNVFVYADLNIYQNVSVFVTGNVNQPGLYQGLSSDSIIQYIDKAAGINLDYGSFRDIQILRDNKIIESIDLYEFLLQGKMNLFPFRMGDVILVGDVKKYAFANGDVQRPFRFEIADDVKTLQDLAKISGAKPIVTNAVVRSYGEDHKLHVNFYSKKDFNTILIKTGDEVEFRPDYVAEKISINIEGEHNGLHTFVVKKGTTLKDVAEMINPNEQSDLNSLQVFRRSVARTQKELIAAQLKELETLALTSSSVNAEQASIRAQQAKTILEFIERAKKVEPKGQIVIDNTKAYDSIVLEEGDVINVPSKNNLVIVQGEVSLPGAFVFMDKEKMRYYIDLAGGYSDRADTSRVLLIRSNGKAEKYSAGWGGGSATMKPGDSILVLPKVDSQNLQVFSMLTQILYQIAIATNVVLNL, from the coding sequence ATGAAAAAAGTTATAATTTCACTTATATTTTTAAATCTTTTCGTTAAAGCGGTGGATATTTCACAAATTTCAGCAGTGCAAAGCCAATTATCTATGCAAGATAATAACCTTAGTGCAAATTCTATAACTTTGCCTGATCAAAATATTAGCTCTTCTTTAAAGCCTATTGCACCTGTTTTTGGCGCGCATTTATTCAATGGAAATTTCAAGCAATTTACTCAGCATGTTTATAATCCTGAGTATAAAATTACTGTTGGAGATCAAATCAGCCTTAAAATTTGGGGTGCCGTAGAATTCACTCAAATTCTTATTGTAGATTCGCAAGGTAATATTTTCATACCGCGTGTTGGAGCTATTAAAGTGCTTGGTGTGGCAAATAAAGATTTATTATCGGTTATCCAAACAGGAGTGAGGCAAATTTATAAAAATAATGTTTTTGTTTATGCAGACTTAAATATTTATCAAAATGTCTCCGTTTTTGTAACAGGGAATGTCAATCAGCCAGGGCTTTATCAAGGACTTAGCTCAGATTCTATTATCCAATACATCGACAAAGCAGCGGGTATAAATTTAGATTATGGAAGTTTTAGAGATATTCAAATTTTAAGAGACAATAAAATCATCGAAAGTATTGATTTGTATGAATTTTTACTTCAAGGTAAAATGAACCTTTTCCCTTTTAGAATGGGCGATGTGATTTTAGTTGGCGATGTAAAAAAATATGCTTTTGCTAATGGAGATGTGCAAAGACCGTTTAGATTTGAAATTGCAGATGATGTTAAAACTTTGCAGGATTTAGCAAAAATTTCAGGTGCAAAACCTATTGTTACTAATGCTGTTGTGAGAAGTTATGGTGAAGATCATAAGTTGCATGTGAATTTTTACAGCAAAAAAGATTTTAATACAATTCTTATTAAAACCGGCGATGAGGTGGAATTCAGACCTGATTATGTAGCCGAAAAAATCAGCATTAATATAGAAGGTGAGCATAATGGCTTACATACTTTTGTGGTAAAAAAAGGTACAACTTTAAAAGATGTAGCGGAAATGATTAATCCTAATGAGCAGTCTGATTTAAATTCACTTCAAGTTTTTAGAAGAAGTGTTGCTAGAACCCAAAAAGAACTTATAGCTGCACAGCTTAAAGAACTTGAAACCTTGGCACTTACTAGCTCTTCAGTCAATGCTGAGCAAGCTAGCATTAGAGCACAACAAGCCAAGACTATACTAGAATTTATTGAAAGGGCTAAAAAGGTTGAGCCAAAAGGGCAAATTGTTATTGATAATACTAAAGCTTATGATTCTATTGTTTTAGAAGAAGGCGATGTGATTAATGTCCCTAGCAAAAATAATCTTGTGATAGTTCAAGGCGAGGTCTCGTTACCAGGAGCTTTTGTATTTATGGATAAAGAAAAAATGAGATATTATATTGATTTAGCTGGTGGATATAGTGATAGAGCAGATACTTCAAGGGTGTTATTAATAAGATCAAACGGAAAGGCAGAAAAATACAGTGCTGGATGGGGAGGCGGAAGTGCAACAATGAAACCAGGGGATTCTATCTTGGTTTTACCAAAAGTGGATAGCCAGAATTTACAAGTCTTTAGCATGCTGACTCAAATTCTTTATCAAATTGCCATTGCAACAAATGTTGTGTTGAATTTATAA
- a CDS encoding capsule biosynthesis protein: MKNKLKKLNALLSFKTVWYVMILVCLYYLFIAADRYVTTLSLGVRSTSGNNLQTSGLISLLSSTSSTNEDIKYLQAYIGSIDMLKILDKKIKLRQLYQEQKIDLPFRIYDSSSLESFLKYYQSRVKIKVDDKTGLLIVDVEGFTPESSYLIAKTIMEESEKFINEISHKAARDQMAFAEKELNNFKERLQKVKADLIKFQNKYGVFDPLKQAEAKATLATQIESSIAQKEAELSTMLSYMNEKAPQIVGLKAEISALKKQLEKESAKISSSNASKKLNNLAAQYQDLMTEAEFAQNAYTTALQTYETTRIEAMRKIKQLVIVQSPTKPESAAYPNKLYNIATIFMILVLIIAIARLAKTIIEEHKY, translated from the coding sequence ATGAAAAATAAGTTAAAGAAACTAAACGCATTGCTTTCATTTAAAACAGTTTGGTATGTTATGATTTTAGTGTGTTTGTATTATTTATTTATTGCTGCAGATCGCTATGTAACCACACTTAGCTTGGGTGTAAGATCAACCAGTGGGAATAATCTTCAAACCAGTGGACTCATTTCTTTGCTTTCTAGTACTTCAAGCACTAATGAAGATATTAAATATCTTCAAGCTTATATTGGCTCGATTGATATGTTAAAAATTTTAGATAAAAAAATCAAATTACGACAACTTTACCAAGAACAAAAAATCGATCTTCCTTTTAGAATTTATGACTCTAGTTCTTTGGAAAGTTTTTTAAAATATTATCAAAGCAGGGTTAAAATCAAAGTCGATGATAAAACAGGACTTTTAATCGTTGATGTAGAGGGCTTTACTCCAGAATCTTCTTATTTAATAGCAAAAACTATTATGGAAGAAAGCGAAAAATTCATCAATGAAATTTCTCACAAAGCTGCAAGGGATCAAATGGCTTTTGCGGAAAAAGAACTCAATAATTTTAAAGAAAGATTGCAAAAAGTAAAAGCGGATTTGATTAAATTCCAAAACAAATACGGTGTTTTTGATCCGCTTAAGCAAGCTGAAGCCAAGGCGACATTGGCGACTCAAATTGAAAGCTCTATAGCACAAAAGGAAGCTGAGCTTTCTACAATGTTGAGTTATATGAATGAAAAAGCTCCACAAATCGTAGGTCTTAAAGCTGAAATTTCAGCACTTAAAAAACAACTCGAAAAGGAAAGTGCTAAAATTTCTTCTTCAAATGCCTCTAAAAAGCTTAATAATCTTGCTGCGCAGTATCAAGATTTAATGACTGAAGCTGAATTTGCACAAAATGCTTATACAACAGCTTTGCAAACCTATGAAACTACTAGGATAGAGGCAATGAGAAAGATTAAACAGCTTGTAATTGTGCAAAGTCCTACTAAGCCAGAGAGTGCAGCTTATCCTAATAAATTGTATAATATAGCGACTATTTTTATGATTTTAGTTTTAATTATTGCTATTGCAAGGCTTGCAAAAACCATTATAGAGGAGCATAAATATTAA
- a CDS encoding ABC transporter ATP-binding protein: MIKILNLSKSYPLFNGSRHYVFKDFTFEFPENCSIGLMGGNGAGKSTLMKLLSGAELPDKGKIITNKKLSWPLGLSGAFQGSLSARDNVKFVARVYGYKGEAIKEKVEFVQDFAELGKFFDEPMKNYSSGMSARIAFGLSMAFDFDYYLIDEAGAVGDPKFRAKSVKLYKERLSRSKVIMVSHNVAEIKEWCDKIIFMKDGKATVYDDVDEGIAVYQGKSK; this comes from the coding sequence ATGATTAAAATTTTAAATTTAAGTAAATCTTATCCGCTATTTAATGGTTCTAGGCATTATGTTTTTAAGGATTTTACTTTTGAATTTCCTGAAAATTGTAGTATTGGCTTAATGGGCGGCAATGGTGCAGGAAAATCAACTCTTATGAAACTTTTAAGCGGTGCTGAACTTCCTGATAAAGGAAAAATTATTACCAACAAAAAACTCTCTTGGCCTTTGGGTTTAAGCGGAGCTTTTCAAGGTTCTTTGAGTGCTAGAGACAATGTAAAATTTGTAGCTAGGGTTTATGGTTATAAGGGCGAGGCTATTAAGGAGAAAGTGGAATTTGTGCAAGATTTTGCTGAGCTTGGTAAATTTTTTGATGAACCTATGAAAAATTATTCTTCAGGAATGAGTGCTAGGATAGCTTTTGGTTTAAGTATGGCTTTTGATTTTGATTATTATCTAATTGATGAAGCAGGAGCAGTCGGCGATCCAAAATTTAGGGCAAAAAGTGTTAAACTTTATAAAGAGAGATTAAGTCGTTCAAAGGTGATTATGGTTTCGCACAATGTGGCCGAAATTAAAGAATGGTGTGATAAAATTATTTTCATGAAAGATGGAAAAGCAACGGTATATGATGATGTCGATGAGGGTATAGCCGTATATCAAGGAAAGAGTAAATGA
- a CDS encoding ABC transporter permease, with the protein MFNVIYALFFRELKTRFGNNRHLGYFWVVGEPMSVVLTITAIVTVIREYHHQVMPQGISIFMFLVVGIVPYFMFRSIVTQLMNGIGANLSLFAYKPVKPIHVFISRTCLEFCIYFVIFVCVLFLAGWFFKIDVFPRHFLDVMFSLFLLICSGFVLGMSFAMIAFFFEPLKTLLNYFSIVFYWGSGVIFPTWLMPRPLLDVFYYNPLLHVMELLRYNFFDNYPLQDEYSYIYPMYCITILLFISLVAYYHNRQALTAARKS; encoded by the coding sequence ATGTTTAATGTAATTTATGCACTTTTTTTTAGAGAGCTAAAAACTAGATTTGGCAATAATAGACATTTGGGATATTTTTGGGTTGTGGGCGAGCCTATGAGTGTTGTATTGACAATCACAGCTATCGTAACCGTAATAAGAGAATATCATCATCAAGTAATGCCACAAGGAATTTCTATTTTTATGTTTTTGGTTGTGGGAATTGTGCCTTATTTTATGTTTAGAAGTATTGTTACTCAGCTTATGAATGGTATTGGTGCGAATTTATCTTTATTTGCTTATAAACCTGTAAAGCCTATACATGTATTTATTTCTAGAACTTGTTTGGAATTTTGTATTTATTTTGTGATTTTTGTTTGTGTGTTGTTTTTAGCAGGTTGGTTTTTTAAGATCGATGTTTTTCCAAGACATTTTTTAGATGTGATGTTTTCTTTGTTTTTGCTTATTTGTTCAGGCTTTGTTTTGGGTATGAGTTTTGCAATGATAGCTTTTTTTTTCGAGCCTTTAAAAACACTTTTGAATTATTTTAGTATAGTGTTTTATTGGGGTTCTGGGGTGATTTTCCCCACTTGGCTTATGCCAAGACCCTTGCTTGATGTGTTTTATTATAATCCCTTGCTTCATGTTATGGAGCTATTAAGATATAATTTTTTTGATAATTATCCCTTGCAAGATGAATATAGCTATATTTATCCTATGTATTGCATTACTATATTGCTTTTTATATCTTTAGTGGCGTATTATCACAATAGACAAGCATTAACGGCGGCTAGAAAATCATGA
- the ciaI gene encoding intracellular survival protein CiaI, whose product MQVDISKNQNFSMDYTTKSGKHLSLAMYDNQSINYNNNEEGKTLNLKRQYGFSFSFEGSKLTQNELDEIKNAMEEIKPLMQEFLANSKVGELNPKELITSAMQMADVLPTPKDENHKNAIMNNFTNKLNNLIKENQSPDTNANTSMLEDSKKLIEEILEQMKKQLEKQMEQQNEDKNSNSLNLYA is encoded by the coding sequence ATGCAAGTTGATATCAGTAAAAATCAAAATTTTTCAATGGACTATACCACAAAAAGTGGCAAGCATCTAAGCCTTGCAATGTATGATAATCAAAGTATTAATTATAATAACAACGAAGAAGGCAAAACCCTAAATTTAAAAAGACAATACGGTTTTAGCTTTAGCTTTGAAGGTTCTAAACTTACGCAAAATGAACTTGATGAAATTAAAAACGCTATGGAAGAGATCAAGCCTTTGATGCAAGAATTCCTTGCAAATTCTAAGGTTGGGGAATTAAACCCTAAAGAACTTATCACTTCAGCAATGCAAATGGCAGATGTTTTACCAACTCCAAAAGATGAAAATCATAAAAATGCCATTATGAATAACTTCACCAATAAACTTAATAATCTCATTAAAGAAAACCAAAGTCCTGATACAAACGCAAATACCTCTATGTTAGAAGATAGCAAAAAATTGATCGAAGAAATTTTAGAGCAAATGAAAAAACAGCTTGAAAAACAAATGGAGCAACAAAACGAGGATAAAAATTCAAATTCCTTAAATCTTTATGCCTAA